The nucleotide sequence TGGGTACCTTTGGAGTCCGTCAAAATCCACATAGTTAATACCAAATCGAACTGTGTAGCCTTCACTCCATTGAAAGTTGTCTAAAATTGCCCATGCAAAGTATCCCTTCACATTACTACCCTTCCTGCaccacaaaataaataaatgatgaCTTGATATcactataaaatgcaatatagtcctaattagtattTCAACAAGCACTTACTTGATTGCTGCATGAACGTAACAAAGGTGGCGATTGTAGTAGTCAATCCTAAATGGATCATGGAGGGCATCATCTAGTGATAAGTTGGAATCATTGAACTCATCAACACCTGCAATATAATTCAGTACATATGTATTTAGTGCTTTCTCTCAAAAAGAGAGATGTAGTTGGTTTTTAATTTAGATTTGGAATTACTCATCTGTATTTTAcatcaatatatacatatatatgtcagaaattaaaaagtgAGATTAAGTGAGGCTTAAAAGTGTCAATTACCATTCTCAGTAATGTAAATGATTGGATCACCATACTTATTCTTCGTGTAGAGTATAAAATCGTGAATGCCTTTCGGATAAACATATAACCAGTCTGAAGCAGCCTGTACTACCATTTGAAGATATATGAGATTGTTAGGAATTGTATAAAATTAATCCTCCAAACACAAATAACTTAACCTAAAATTTGATGCGTACCTGAGGACCAATAGGAATGCCATCACGTTCAGCTGCCATAACACATATGAATGCGATCAATATTAGAATGTAATAAttctaagatattaattaattagtcgATAAAAGGTTTCCATTTGTACTCACTCAGTGTAATAACATGTGGATCGTATAAGTAACTTGCAGGTTTAGAATAATTCTTGGGTACATCAGTTGCATATAGAGCAGTATAATAGttcaatccaacaaaatcaaaagaccCAATTAACATCTTGGATTCTTCTTCCGTGAATTTTGGCAATCGTTCTTTAACAAGGCCTCGCATGGTGTACGGGTAGTCGCCTCTTGTAATTGGATCCATAAACCtacaaagatgtgaaaattccAATAATCAACTTTATAAGTCATAAAAAGGAAATATAACCCACttgatttataaattaataatacacTTGCCATCCAAACATAAAATCCATAGCTCGATTTGCAGCATCTATATCTTCCTTTGCATCTGAGGCAGGCTCAAACCAATGTGACAATAGTGTTATTCCTATCACCCCATTTTGATATGCCTACAAAGAAAATTCAGAAAATGATTTCATGTAGTACCATACAAACTCCAAACTGTTTACCTCGCTATACAAAAGGTTTCCTCTTGTGGTGGAACCTAATACTAGTGACTCAGAGAGATTTCAGACCCATAAAAAAGGGAACTAACTAGTTAATTCATTATACCTGAAATTTATCTTTGTACACTTTTACAGCAGCTGCATGAGCAAGGAGTTGGTAGTGTGTTACCAAATAGGGTTCAGTAGCCGAATCTCCACCAAGGCAGGTTGGGTCTTGCCAAGCAGAGCATCGTCCCGGTGCGTACATCCCGATTGTATAACCATGGTTACTGATGGTATATGGTTCATTCAATGTGATCCAGTGCTTCACTCGATCAccaaaaagtgaaaaacaaagttctgcGTAGTCTTTAAAGTCATCGCTGCGTG is from Pyrus communis chromosome 10, drPyrComm1.1, whole genome shotgun sequence and encodes:
- the LOC137747248 gene encoding beta-glucosidase 12-like, encoding MAMHDLGSLLLCVLLLNGFALTNTKAAKPDKPIVCNSLDRTKFDALKPGFVFGGSTAAYQVEGAWNVDGRGPSIWDTFTHNHPEKIDDHSNGDVAIDQYHLYKKDVAIMKDMKLDAYRFSISWPRLLPNGTLSGGVNRKGIEYYDNLINELLHNGIQPFVTIFHWDVPQALEDAYGGLLSPRIVDDFKDYAELCFSLFGDRVKHWITLNEPYTISNHGYTIGMYAPGRCSAWQDPTCLGGDSATEPYLVTHYQLLAHAAAVKVYKDKFQAYQNGVIGITLLSHWFEPASDAKEDIDAANRAMDFMFGWFMDPITRGDYPYTMRGLVKERLPKFTEEESKMLIGSFDFVGLNYYTALYATDVPKNYSKPASYLYDPHVITLTERDGIPIGPQAASDWLYVYPKGIHDFILYTKNKYGDPIIYITENGVDEFNDSNLSLDDALHDPFRIDYYNRHLCYVHAAIKKGSNVKGYFAWAILDNFQWSEGYTVRFGINYVDFDGLQRYPKNSTHWFTNFLKNRKGSSNILANNVGDSDFLYQV